The genomic interval GGGTGACGGCGGGGGGACTCGCCCCGGCGAGGGGTGGCCACCGGGCGACGGCGGGGACGTGTGGATATGTCGGCGGGATGACAGTAGCCCGCACAGCGCCAACGCCCGGGGGACGGGGTGTCCCGGGTGCAGGTGCAATCCAGGCGTCACGGGCGACGCGGTGCCGGAAGCAGGTGGGTTTCGCTGAGCGTGCGGAGCCCTCCAGCCCGCTGGCGGGAAGCCCAGGCCCGACGTGTTCTCCGAGTCTGGATTTATTGTATCCAGGTTGCATGAGACTCGCGGGTTCTATTGACCCGGGGTTTCAGTCAAGGGGGCGACCGGCTCAGAGTGAGCCGAGGAAGGCGAGGAGCGCTTCCCGTTCCGCCCCGGGCAGCGCGCGCACGGCCTCCTTCGCGGCGTGGGCCTCGCCGCCGTGCCAGAGGATGGCCTCCATGGGGGGGCGCGCGGCCGTCGTGGAGCAGGCTCGTGTGTCCGCTCACAGTCTGGGTGCGGCCCAGTCCCCCACGGCGGGGCGGTGCGCCACGCGCGTCCGTTGGCGAGGAAGTCCTCGCGTCCGTCGGCGAGCGCCTCGCCCAGGTCGTGAAGCAGCAGGTCGGAGTATGGCCAGATGCGCTGTCCGGACAGCTCCGGGTCGCCCTCGAGGGTGCCGGTGGTGACGGACGGGCGGTGGCACTTCGCGCAGCCCACGCGGTGGAAGACGCCCTTGCCCTGGAGCACCTGGGGCGACTCCACGCCTTCTCGCGCGGGCACGGGCTCTCCATGGGGCCCCGTTCCTGGCACCGGCAGGCGCACCAGCAGCGAGTCCGCCACCTCGTTCCCCTCGGGAGGCCGTCCCCCCGGCCGTTGCCCAGGTGGCAGGCAAGGCAGGAGACGGAGTGGAAGACGGGCCCCAGTCCATCGCGCTCCGGCTGGGGGCCGGGCGCGGGCACCCAGTCCGCCTCGAAGACGGACTCACCCACGAAGAACTCGGCGCGCCGGGACAACGAGAGGTTGGCCGCGGGCTGGGTGAACGCGGTGGGGCCGGGCCTCGCCACGCTGGTGTCGCCGCCGGGCTTGTCCTCGCCGGGCTCCACCACGTCGAAGCGAGGCGGAGGCGCGACGGGAGGCTCCTTCGGTGGAGGCAGGGGCTTCGACGCGGGCTCCAGGGGGTCGCCACACGCGGCGGCCCCAGGAGCGTCAGCGCGAGGCCCAGCGCGACGGAGCGCTTCAAGGAAGGCTCACCGGGATGGGGTCGGTGTAGGACCCGCGGTCGATGATGCCGCCCGCGGTGGCGGGCAGTCCCAGCGTCTCCTCGGCGCCGCCGTTGAGCGTGTAGGTCAGCCCCGTGACACCCTCGTTGTCCGTCGCCACCAGCTCCACGCGCACCCGGCGCGTGCTGACCGCGAGCCCCGCCGTGGGTGGCAGCACCTGGATGTGGGGCGCCTGCGTCTCCGGCGCATCGGTGAGCCGCACGGGCTGGACGCTCATGCCGCCGCCCTGGTCCTCCGCCTCGAACCTCACCTCGTTGTCATCTTCTGCGAGTGTGAGCTCCACCGTGAAGGTGCTCACGTTGAGCGTCGGGGCCGACACGTCCACCGCGCGCCTCGCCGCCGTCCACCCGCGCTGTCAGCTTCGCCAGCGCGCCCGGCGCCGACACCTGGCCGGACAGCCGCACCACGGGTTCGTCCAGGCTCGCGCCCGATACGGGCGATGCCACCTGCACGAAGGGCGGGACGGGAGTGCCGGGCGTGACGTCCACCTCGGACCCGCACGCGGCGAGCCACGGTGTCGCGTGCGCCACGCCGTCGACGCGGGACTTCATGGGTCCTTCTTGTGTTTTGAGATTGATTTGCAGAGTCGGAATGTGACGGGCGTATTACCGCCCGGTGCCAAAGTCGCGCAAGCGACGGACCGCTCATTTCGACGATTCCGTCCGTGTTTCAATCGGGAGCGGGCTGGGCGCGCCGTTGCGGACTCTGCGAATCCGAGGGGACGCCGCGTCGTATGCCCCCCTACATCGCGAGCAAGCAAGCACGCGCCCAAAGGCCAGAGCGATAGTTTTGGTTCTGAATAGTGGCGTAAGGCACACTGCCGGCCATGCTCCGTTACAGCGCCGACGTCCGTACCCTTCTCTGGTGCCTGGCGATGCCGGTGGTGGCCCTGTCGATGTACGCGGCCCCCCAGCTCATCCCGTACCTGTGTCCCCTCGCGTGCTACCTGGCGCTGTCTGCGGGCGTCATCGCGCACAACCACAATCACTGCCCCACCTTCCGCAACCGGAAGATGAACGAGGGCATGGGCATGTGGCTGTCGCTCTTCTACGGCTACCCCACCTTCGTGTGGATTCCGACGCACAACCTGAATCACCACAAGTTCGTCAACAAGGCGGGCGACGCCACCATCACCTGGCGCTACTCGAAGAAGCACAACTTCCTGGTCGCCTTCCTCTTCCCCTTCGTCTCCACCTACTGGCAGCAGGAGCCGACCAAGGCCTTCATCGAGAAGGCCCGCGCGCGCAACCCGGCGCTCTTCCGCCAGATTGTCCTCCAGTACGTCGTCTGGGGCGGCACGCACGCGGCGCTCGTCGCGCTGGCCATCTTCATGCACGGCGTGGCGGGCGGCCTGAAGATCTGGGCCTTCGCCTTCCTGATTCCGGCCTTCTTCTCGCTGTGGACCATCATGTTCTTCAACTACATCCAGCACGTCCACTCGGACCCCTGGAGCGAGCATGACCACAGCCGCAGCTTCACCGGCCGCCTCATCAACTTCTTCCTCTTCAACAACGGGCTGCACGCGGTGCACCACGAGACGCCGGGCCTGCACTGGAGCCTGCTGCCGGAAGCCCACGCCAAAATCGAGGCGGCCATCCACCCCGACCTGAAGCCGGTGAGCTTCTTCGGCTGGTGCTTCCGCTCCTACGTGATGGCGCCGCTGATGCCCCGCTTCGGAACCAAGCAGGTCGGGCGCGCGCCGTATGACCCGCCCTCCGGCGCCCCCGTGGATGTGTCCTTCGGGGACGACCTGCAGGCCGTGGACTCGGGCGTCAACATCGCCCGCGTCT from Myxococcus stipitatus carries:
- a CDS encoding di-heme oxidoredictase family protein; the protein is MEAILWHGGEAHAAKEAVRALPGAEREALLAFLGSL
- a CDS encoding fatty acid desaturase, which produces MLRYSADVRTLLWCLAMPVVALSMYAAPQLIPYLCPLACYLALSAGVIAHNHNHCPTFRNRKMNEGMGMWLSLFYGYPTFVWIPTHNLNHHKFVNKAGDATITWRYSKKHNFLVAFLFPFVSTYWQQEPTKAFIEKARARNPALFRQIVLQYVVWGGTHAALVALAIFMHGVAGGLKIWAFAFLIPAFFSLWTIMFFNYIQHVHSDPWSEHDHSRSFTGRLINFFLFNNGLHAVHHETPGLHWSLLPEAHAKIEAAIHPDLKPVSFFGWCFRSYVMAPLMPRFGTKQVGRAPYDPPSGAPVDVSFGDDLQAVDSGVNIARV